AATTTGCTTCTTTattttttccaggagaaagagacaGCAAGTTTCACCACTTAGCATATAAGGAAATTTGGAGTTAATATGGGACATAGAAGCAAGTAATCGGGCAGATAACCAACTGGTGCTGGAACCCTTCTGTGAGTAAACTAAACTTCCCCTATGGCTCTATCTCTTTGTATTCCATTTACATGCCAAAATGTTAAAATCTTAAAAGTTCAATTCCACTGTCTTAAAATGCTGATACTTTTCCTTAGTAGCCCTCTCTAAATATGTCTTACTCCATTAATAACAGGCACTATTTTTGAGTTGACATCCTACCGGCATGTGGTAAATTTACTACTCTTTTTGTTCATTTTCAAAATCACAAAGTAATGGAATTGCTAGAAACTAACTACCTGTACTAGTCCCAGTGTGTGCCATAGCTCTTATTTTTGTAAAGATCTGGATATAAACCCATCAGATTTGGTCCCAgggcttgccttttttttttttaagtatgacTTTAAGGTGTCTTGATATACCTGTGCTTACGAGTTACTTAGGTTATGAATTGCTGATGAACTGATTCTTATTCTTTCTTTTTTACAGCTGGAAAAGCAGTGTCCGTGCTCTTATATACAGCTCCAAAAAGAGTTCAGATCTGTAGGGGAACAGTTGTGTAAAGTAACCTAAGGTGCAGGGTATTAAATAGACTTTGTAGAAGTGCAAGTACTGATTAAAAATGAGTAAAAGAGCAAGCAGTGAATCGCCTCTAGGAAGGTTAGTGGAGTTTTATTCAGTTTAGCTGGCACCATACGATTTGAGTTAGTAGCTACAAAATCACCATGCTGTAGGCCGATATTTGCATGTTCTTATCAATAGGATATATTTTGTGCTGCAGTCTTCCTAGCCTTTTTCCAATGAGCCTGGGTCTCCCAGTGACTTGAAAAGCGTACCTGCTCATTTTGCACTGCCAATTTTCCTCTTATGTaaggtgtttggttttttttcaagaTATGGAAATAATGAAAGTAAAGACCATTGAGTTCACAACTCCTCAGAGGCCAAGGAATGTTGAAATTAAGACTTTCTTATAGCAAGCTTTATACTTTGTGGTAGTTTTAAGTATTTTACTAGAAAGTCAAAGTATTTTATGTTTGTTGAATTTGGAGCTTTTCAGGGGTTAAATTCAACCTTTCCTTTTTAGTTATGTAGCATCAACACTTGAATTTCATGTTTTGGGGGGTTAAACTCTTAACCCTTCCATTTTAGTATTTGTGTAAATTTAACTCCTTTTTCATAAACTTAATTTGCATCATTCCTTTGAGAGAAAACTGACTACTTTGAAGCAATTTTTTAATGTGCATGAAAACACTTTTTGGCCTTTTAAAAAACCACTTAATTTTTGCTTAGGGCTatgttgaaatttttttttagtttaggcATCTTTTGAGCTATATTTTCCAAGCAGcatgttctttcttttttttaatgcagcAAGAAAGGGTATGTGTGCATTTGGTCTTTATGAAAAATCCATTCAATGAAAACAAAGGGAAATTTAATTCATTGGACTTCAGATGGGATGTTACCGGGAAGACAGTTTTCTTCTGTGATTTTACACTGTTTTCATGTCTCAATTTTTAGGTgtctatcttctagactgtaagcccctcctgggcagggaatatgtctagcaactctgttatattgtgctctcccaaatcctcagttcagtgctctggacagagtaggtgctcaataaatgtgattgttttcttcctcctgctctgtgTGTAGTCTATTTGCCCACGATTTGCACAAAATGGGAAAACACACAAGCTCTGGTGTATCATTCCCTAATCCTTGGGTGTGTGATCTTTTGTTAGGATGAGTGGGGCAGCGTTCCCTTCTCCCACAGCCGAGATGGCAGAAATGAACCGGATTCAGTATGAAATGGAGTACACTGAAGGGATCAGTCAGAGAATGAgggtcccagaaaagttaaaagtgGCTCCCCCAAATGCCGACCTGGAGCAGGGCCTCGACGAAGGAATCCCAAATGCTAGTGTGACTATGCAGGTTCCCGAGAGGATTGTCATAGCAGGTATGCTTCTGCTGGTAGACTGTTTTAGTGCTAATTATATGTAACAACCCAATTACAAATGATTTTGACAGGTATATATGTAAGAGTTGGAGGCACTTTATTTAGAAGATACTGAGAGGAAAGTTTCATCATCATGCTGTGTGCTTTGTGACTGAGCATTCCTTGCTAATCGGTGTGTTGGTAAATGCTGAGCTGACTGGGGGAAAGCTTGGTTAAAGTAAAAAATCACTGCAGCTTTTTATGGTGCCTAGACCCTCACTAAcatcatttaagtgacttgaactGAACGACAGTTCAAAAAACTAATCACTATTTGTTTCATGCTTATAGCGGTTTAAAGAACAGGGAATCTTATTAATCCTGTTTTTCCAGGAAATAATGATGACATTCCATTTTCAAGACCAGCAGACCTGGGCCTCATCCAGTCAACCCCCTTCAAACCTCTGGCATTGAAAACACCTCCCCGTGTTCTCACGCTAAGCGAGAGACCCCTCGATTTTCTGGATTTAGAAAGATCGgttcctcccacccctcaaacTGAAGATGTAAGTAGCATTTGTTTCCTCTTCTAAGTGATGTCCGTTGTATTCaagtgaaggagaagggaaggaaggcaacAAGGTGGTGAATCAAATTTGCTGCTGCTTTATCAGGATGTACTATATGAACATGGAGGTGCTCTGAGCATCGACCTTTACATCTGAACACTTTCCATTTCAGGAAAAGTTACATTTGGAGGAGGAGCCCTGCCAGCAGGTGGGTGATCCTGCAGGTTGGAACTAGAGTGGGCGGGACTTGAAAGCCATCAAGGGAGAcattcaaagatggggagagcaaacaaggagagaggaaaaaatgggTGATTCATACCTGCTTGAGAGGCTGTTTCTGAAAATACCAGAAGCAGCTTGAGGTAATTCCCTTCCTACTTGTTTTCCTAACAGGTAGATATTTTGCTACCTgtttgcctagtgggaagagcacaggtcttggaagaacctgagttctaatcacggctctgtcacttgtctactatgtgaccttgggcaagacacttcacatacctgtgcctcagtttcctcatttgtaaaatggggatttaatgcctcttctccttccctcttagactgtgagccccatacggatcagggactctgtccaacctgattatcttgcatctaccccaacacttagagtagtgtttggcacaaagtaagtgcttatcaaatattattgttattattagtcaagTATTTTATATATGAGCTTTGGGAGGAGGAATCCCAAAATCGAGTTGCAATCTTGCTTCCGCTATTGAGCTGCCATTAATGGCAATTTATGTAGTTTTTCTGGGTTGGCTTGGTGGATTAGAGACCCCAGACTTCTCTCTCCTTTGATGCCCCCCATAAGAGAAGGTAAATCAAACTAGCATGGGGTCACCGTAGAGATTTTTGGAAATGTGGCGCTACTCTTGGAGGGGCCAGACTGCGGTTCATCTTCACTCACTGGGCCTTCACGGTCCAAAGCTAGGTCCCATATGCTGTGTGGCTGGCTTTTCATCGCGGCAGGCCGCGGCGGGCCCCTGATCCAACACTCCTCCTGGCCGGGGAAGGGCTGCAGCACCCGGCCACTGTCTGCCCGACGCTCTCTGCAGTTGGGGGCGGTGGCAATTGGGATCTGACAGAGGGTGGAGTGGTAGAGAGAATGGGAAGGACAAATAAACCCTGTCCGTCCTTGCCTTCTGCCCATGTTAGTGAAGTAAAGGTTGCGGGACTGGGCAGTAGCAGCTGCCAACCCCCCAGACGGACGACAGCAGGGGCGCTCCCAGGGGACCTGCTCTCGCCTCATCGCCGGCTCCTCATTTAAAAGCATTATCTTTGCCTCCCATGGCCGCACTTTGTTCTGAGCAACTTTGGCTCCTGCTGAGCGggcggacccccctccccccggctcccggggcgCCGTGCTCCTTTCATATCACCCCATGCAGCAGCATCTGGGCCCCAGGAGGAAGAGCcaccgggggagggagagagggaggagcagcagcGAGGCCGCTGAGCTGCTGTGGGCCCCAGCCCCTGAACGCGAACCTGGATGTGGAGTGGGTTGTGAATCCGGCTGACTGCTTCCAAGTGAACggccatcctcccctccctccctccttcccttcctcctggtcCACCCTGGGAATGCATGCTCCTCATCCGTTTCCGATCTGCAGCTTTGGACCATATTATGTGTGCTCTTTGGATCATGAGGCTTTTCCACTCCTGCTCGAGGCTCTACTTAAAGGAGAACCCTCATAGCCCAGGGCATGGGTGTCCTGTTGGCCTTGGTCCAGAATTGGCCTAGATTCATTACTATGTGTGAGTTTAGCTCTCATATGTAAAGTTAAGGCTACTTTTATAACATTTTCAGTCTTATTAAActactggggtaattacaaggcaAACAGATTAAACCAAGTTCCTTTCTGACACATCGGCCTTTAATCTAAATGTGGATAAACATACGCATAGATTGTAAGGTTctcgtgggaagggattgtgtctaccaactctggtgtacactcccaagcacttagtacagtggtcttcacctaataaggactcagtaaatgtcactgattgatagaacAATAATAGTGAAATACAAAATCACCAATCCAAGgaaacagtgtaagcacttactactgtgctctgcacacagagtaagccctcaataaatacgattgaattgaatgaatgaatgtaaaacaaagtagctaatcaatcatatttactgagcgcttacagtctgcagggctctgttttaagtgcttggaaaaatacagtacaacagagttggtagacacattccctgtccacaatgagctgacagtctggagggggagatagacaaattgCAGATAGGCGAAGTAGCAGAGAATAAAAAtgcgtatgtaagtgctgtggggatggattgACTACTAAAGTGCCTGGATGCATGCCCAAGGgtataggtgacatagaagagagggcaaataagAGAAGTGAGAATGTAGTCTTGGAGGAGAAAAATTATCTAtcctagcttagaacagtgccagctaaatattaaaaaattaaaattaaaaaatatttaaaagatattttattagatggggagagtggtaatctgttgGATGAAAGGACTTAGAGgactccaggctagaggaaggacatgggcaggggGGTGAgctgtgagacagatgagatactGGGAGTAGTTTGGtggggttttagtaggagatcagagaggtaaggtaggacgaAGAGTAGaggatttgtgtgggaagatgaggaggcctgttttgagcatgttaagtttgagttaggagagatggagggctggagaggtaggtttggtaatcatctacatagagatggtagttgaaaccatgggagtgaatgagttcttcaagggagtgggtggagatggagtatAAAAGGCTAATGGTTTTCTTGCCTCTTGGTCAAAGGCCAAAACACCTAGTTGCAGACTTAGTAGTAACTCGCTGTGCTGTGAATCCATGGCCAAGTTGCCTAACCTCTGTTCCAGTTTCTCTGTTAATGGCTATTAATTAAGAAAGGCTTATTACTGAGCAGCTTTCGAAGATGTTTAGATAGTGAAAAAACCCAAGGTGTACTAATAGGTTTGTCAAATTAAATTTTTAAACAAATATATTGTCATTTTTCTTGCCCCAACACCCAGAAGGAATCTTAAAGAAAGAAATGCCATTGTTAGAACAGGAAAAAATTCAATCTCAAAGTTTGTGTTTttatatcattcaatcagtggtatttataataatagtaataattgtagtattggttaagtgcttactatgtgccaggcactgtactctgtgctgtggtagatacaagcagatagggttggacataggACCTgtcgatgtggggctcacagcctcaatccccattttacagatgaggtaactgaagcacagagaagtgaagtgacttgtccaaggtcacatagcagaccataagaataataataaatatggtattttttaagcgcttactttgtgccaagcactgttctaagagcttgtagatacaagattatcaggttgtcccacttgggcctcacagtcttaatcctcattgtacagatgaggtaactgaggctcagagaagtaagtggcttgtctggggtcacaaagcagataagtggcagagccaggattagaatccataaccttctaagttccaggcctgtactctatccactctgccctgctgcttaccatgagtgctgactgtgtgcagagcactgtattaagcacttgggagagtacaacaaaattagtagacacattccctgtccgtaacgagcCTAACAGTCCGTCATACTTTGTGTCCAAAAGCTGTGACTGCAGTAATGACCCAGTGTGTCTCTCTGAAAGACAGTCCTTACTGTCATTTTACACGATAAGCCACACGATAAGCCAGCCTCAATACACCCTTtctgcttctcacctcctcccctcacccctccttcctGTCAGTCCTTCTTCCGCATAACCACCTGCGGTGAGCGGGATTCTGTTAGGCTAGCGTGCTTTGCCTTGAATCGCTCCTGGGGATTCTGTTAGGCTAGCGTGCCTTGCCTTGAATCGCTCCTGGGAGAGAAAGATCATGCCCAAAGAAGAGCAACTACTTTAGGGAAAACCCTGAGACAGTTTGGAAGGCTCCGACAGTGCTGCTCTGGTTGGATTCTTTGTCAACATGGCAGTCAGCTGTATTTGACATTGGGAAATATAGCACCAGTCTAGATGACCTTGCCATGCCGGTTATAAATCGTCTATAGATcatccatctccttctccccgcaaggtggggagaagggagggtgtggtgGTACCCATCGTCTTGGGTTTCTGGCCTGTCACCGGTGACTGGCAGCATCGGGCAGGCTTTGGCGACGCGCAAGGTTTCGGACACCTGACCCACTCAACACCGCAGCTCTTGCCGCTCAGACGTGCCACCGTTTTGGTTGTTCAAGTGGCACATCCGAGGGGAGAGGCTTCCGGCCTCCGCAGCCTGACTCTCAACACGAGAGCCACCTGGGAGCGGCCGAGCCAGGAAGCCACCGCCCTCAGCCGCACATGGCACTTTTGGATCTTTCTGCACTTTCCAGTTCCTGGAAGTTTGAGACTTTTTTAAGCCTGAAGCTATTTTCCACCTTATTAAAATATGGCAACAATACAGCGGCTAATAGTTTAAAAAGATATTTCCTAGTTCAAAATATAAAGTGTCTTCTATAAAAACCACATTTGCTGAGCCACTTGCTCAACCAAAATGTAGGAATTTCCACTGTCCTGCAACATGATTTTTAAGAACATCGGAACAGATTGCCTGTCCTAACTTGGGCACCAAAATGATATGTCAATTTAAAAAGATATATATTTTCAATAAATATCCACAGATATTGATTTTTAGATGAGGACTTTTAGTTTTAAAGACCTTTCATGTGATATGCCTCCATTTTTGTGACTAGCTATTGTAATTAGTGCGTTTTTGTATTTTGTAGTATTAATCATTGATAGCCAGTGGTTTTTCTCAAATATGGACAAGGTCATTGACTGTCATTATTCAGGTGGGAACTTGAATATCGTTAGCCTCATGTCGGGTGGACtatgatcagattatcttgtatgagTCAATCGATAtttacttagcactgtgcttggcacatagtaaacataatAAATattccaattattatttttagtattaatCTCTGGTATTATACACCACCCACTAGGCCCCTGGGGTTTCTATTCTAGCTCTAGGTGTTCTCAGCTGCTTGGGAGTTAGGGGCACTTAGAGCGTATTTGCAGTGGAGTCCCTGGGGAATGGGAGgtgctcccttcctttcctctcctacctaccctctctccctcctctcccctcacactTCCCCCCCAAACACCTCTCTTTGCTCCCatccctcctttctctgccctttAGCTATGGATCCTGACCCTAGGGAATAATCCTGTCATCATCCTGGACTCCGAGGCACCAGTTTCCTGCTAGTTACCCTCCTCTACCAATCCTTCCCTCCTCTGTTCAATGGCTCCCCAGTTTTTCTAGTCAATATTTTCTAGTCTCTTTCAATTTCTTTGTTTTGCAGCAAATTCGTGCAGTTGGCAGACTGAAAAGAGAACGGTCCATGAGTGAAAATGCTGTCCGTCAAAATGGGCAATTAGTCAGGAATGATTCCATGTGAGTACAGCCCTCACACCTTatcgtcatttctttatttactgTCTGGATTTTTCTTTTGGTTTCTAAATATTCTCAAGTAACAAGTCCTGGATGTGTTGCTTTGTTGTTAATTTTAGGGGTGTCTACTGTACAGCTTGAAAAACTAATCTACATTCCTTGTCTGAGGGTGTAGCTCGTAATAGCATGTTTATATGATTTTGGAAGTTACTGTATGATACCTTTTAGGGAAACTGATGTGTTTTTTTCATATAGTCTATCTGACATTTTTAGATTTTTGTGAGGAGGGCTACCCTTATGCAAAATCATCTCCTTTTCAAGTTATTGAACCATTTTTAGGGGTGTACCTGGGTATATTTTATGGTCCAAAGGGAGGCAGAAAGTCCAAAAAtgaaaggttgttttttttttcctttcaaagggTATGGGTCAATTGTCTTACCCTCTGGGCAATTAGAAAAGGAAGAACACTGTCCAAAATATAATTTtttgaaacctttttttttaattttgtgggCATCTGATTTACATTTTTTTAAGGGAAGAACATTACTGCCTGACTTTGGTTTCTAAAAGGGCAAGTCTGTGTTCTGTAAAAATGTAATGGATTTAATTGCCTAAAGCATTGAAAAATAGAAATATTTGAAGAGGGAAATTTGAAATTCCTTCCTTGAAATTCCAAGTGTGTATAAGCATACAATCTTAcagcatgagaaacagtgtggtttaataGATAGAACATGGCCTGGTTGTCAGGattacgtgggttctaatcccggctctgccactggtctgctgcatgaccttgggcaagtcatttagcttctctgtgcctcagttacctcatctgtaaaatggaggttatgactgtgagccccatgtgggacatggactgtgtccaacctgattgtcttgcatcctactggagcatttagtgcagtgtctggcccatagtagcacttaagaaatagcatttaaaaaaaaatcttggttgACACTCTTTAATCCCTTTGTCAATATCTTTATTGTTTGTTCTTGGATGATAAATAATTTTCATAATCACAAGAACAAATAATCTTAAGCTTCCattattgagactgagcccctgtgtgggtcagggaccatgtccaacttgattaacttgcatgtaccctagtccttagaacggtgtttggcccataataagcaccatgtaccattataataattattattactcttatttacAAGAACCATACTTCTTCACTTTTGCTGAAAGTGGCCCCTCAGTTGGCTAATTAAATATATATTTGGGTATTTTCCTTATAATAAAGAGAAGAATGTCAGTACTTGCACTTTTGTGACTGACATAGGACTCATTGGCCTAGGCCACATTAAATGGTTGAGAAGTGAAAGAGCTAATTATTATTCAGAATTAAGGCTAAAACTTAATAAAAAAGAACAGGTCCCAGATCTGTGGTGGTCAAAACTCATTTGTGCTAACTGGGTAGGTGGCATAATTGTGAGTAATCAACAGAAGTCATATTGGACTATATGTGTCCAAAATTTTCTCCAGAGGATAGCAGACTGCAGGAACGTGACTTCTTTATATATTTTGTATCACTAAAGGACCATCAAGAAATTGTCTGCTTTCTTACCCGATAAAGCTTGATACTGAACCTAGTCTAGATCAGGGGTCGGCAACCTATGGCTTGCAAGCCATCAGTGAGTCTTTTTGGAACCAGCTGTGGCTCTAGAGCGTAGACACCCCATCCATGGGGGCCatcaccctcctctcccatctccccaaacCCCATTGCCTCGTCACCATGAAGGCCATGCCCCACAACATTTGGTGCAGGAAGTAGTTGACCTGTCTTACCTCTTTGAGCCAGAAAGAGGCCTGTGCGGCGTTAGGATGGagactcttctcctttcctcctgccagTAGTACAAGACCCCACCCCAATCAGGAGCCAGTGGTTTCCCTCCATCGCCGCTGGACGACCCAAAGCTGTTCTTGCTTCCTTTCTCTACCTCCACCCCCGGCACCCACGGGGACGACCTGTCCCTTggtgactctattcattgccattgttcttgtctgtccgtctcccccgattagactgtaagcccatcaaacggcagggactgtctctatctgttgccgacttgttcatcccaggcgcttagtacagtgctctgcacatagtaagcgctcaataaatactattgaatgaatgaatgaatgatgagatgccccctcgccccttcccccatCGCATGCTGCCTACCTATTCCTTCCCCCCCTCATCAAGCAGCAGCAGGTCCATGATGAGCCAgtcatgctgtgggcagggaagaggactGCTCAGTCCCCACAGGTACCAGGGAAGGGAGCGAGAGCACCCTACAGGATGGGCACTGCTTGGATGTGTCACGGTCCCTCAGGACCTGGAAAAGAAAACCCATCTCCCCTACCTCCCATGTGCCCCAGGTCCAGAGGAGCTGAGAGGGGGTAGtggtgcaggagggagggggaagaggagatgaggaaaatggtgaCAACAGCAGCCCTTGTGCTTTTCAGTTCTGGCACCCATCCTCTCCCCAATCCACAACCAGGAATAAATTTgtgttttttccttcctttttttaccttccttctcttttctctctccctttttatttccttcttttcccctttctcttcttctccctgttttctctctccctcttctctaagACTGATTAGAAAACATGAAATAATTTTTTACAAAGTAAGCTATGTTGTTgctgtcttacgctgtcgagtcgtgtccgacccacagtgacgccTTAGACACAtttctcccggaacgccccgcttccatctgcaatcgttctggtagcgtatctgcagagtttccttggtaaaaatacagaagtggtctaccattgcctccttccgcatagTAAACGAGTCtcttgccctcgactctctcccacgccgctgctgctcagcacaggggagttgtgacttctagcagattgccgtctcactagccactgcccaagctaggaacagaacgggcaggcctctgcttgactttcccttctgtagtcgtgactggtagggtactggaataTCTCCAAGTGCGACCTTCAGAGGGGAAGCTATGTTAATGTATGGTTAAATTGTACGATTGGCTTTTATACTCCAGTTGCTCAaaggttttcttttgtttgtccCTCCTACGTAGGAAGGTTGCCGACCCCTGACCTCGTCCCTAAATCATTATATTACTGCACtttaaagggagaaaaataaaagTTTTCCTTATTAGTCAGCATCACTCAGTCTTTTAAgatttgtgatatttcttaacaAAACTATGTAGTGTAATAATTTTAAGGAGTAAAAGAAGACCTTCATGCTGTGCACATGTGAATCATTCTCTCCTTTTCTGAAGGCGGGATGATGGATTGGTTGTCTTCCCTTTTCTCAAACATCACGGTTATTATTGCTAGATAGGTTGACACTAACGGCATCTGTATGTTATAATACGCTCCTGACAATTTCATTTGTGTAAATGTGTTCATTTATTAATGGTATGTTATATCACAGATTAACAAGACTAAtaattgctttgttttgtttttccagctacttcagtaaatactatcgattgattagtTGATCCTTGACTAATTCATATATAATGGTTTTTAACAAAAATAAATGTTTTAGAAT
This sequence is a window from Ornithorhynchus anatinus isolate Pmale09 chromosome 7, mOrnAna1.pri.v4, whole genome shotgun sequence. Protein-coding genes within it:
- the MFF gene encoding mitochondrial fission factor isoform X8, with amino-acid sequence MSKRASSESPLGRMSGAAFPSPTAEMAEMNRIQYEMEYTEGISQRMRVPEKLKVAPPNADLEQGLDEGIPNASVTMQVPERIVIAGNNDDIPFSRPADLGLIQSTPFKPLALKTPPRVLTLSERPLDFLDLERSVPPTPQTEDEKLHLEEEPCQQQIRAVGRLKRERSMSENAVRQNGQLVRNDSIVTPSQQQARVCAPHMLPEDGSNLYSARGILSLIQSSTRRAYQQVLDVLDENRSLRRQNEIRYERPVLRGGSAAATSSNPHHDVSSRRRAEPRTENVGERTQPRYGLSNLDTTIEGTSDDMTVVDAASLRRQIIKLNRRLQLLEEENKERAKREMVMYSITVAFWLLNSWLWFRR
- the MFF gene encoding mitochondrial fission factor isoform X10 encodes the protein MSKRASSESPLGRMSGAAFPSPTAEMAEMNRIQYEMEYTEGISQRMRVPEKLKVAPPNADLEQGLDEGIPNASVTMQVPERIVIAGNNDDIPFSRPADLGLIQSTPFKPLALKTPPRVLTLSERPLDFLDLERSVPPTPQTEDEKLHLEEEPCQQQIRAVGRLKRERSMSENAVRQNGQLVRNDSMWHRSDSAPRNKISRFQSSLSAPGYIFFPDGDEVWEKGVTPSQQQARVCAPHMLPEDGSNLYSARGILSLIQSSTRRAYQQVLDVLDENRRYGLSNLDTTIEGTSDDMTVVDAASLRRQIIKLNRRLQLLEEENKERAKREMVMYSITVAFWLLNSWLWFRR
- the MFF gene encoding mitochondrial fission factor isoform X16; amino-acid sequence: MSKRASSESPLGRMSGAAFPSPTAEMAEMNRIQYEMEYTEGISQRMRVPEKLKVAPPNADLEQGLDEGIPNASVTMQVPERIVIAGNNDDIPFSRPADLGLIQSTPFKPLALKTPPRVLTLSERPLDFLDLERSVPPTPQTEDEKLHLEEEPCQQQIRAVGRLKRERSMSENAVRQNGQLVRNDSMAYQQVLDVLDENRSLRRQNEIRYERPVLRGGSAAATSSNPHHDVSSRRRAEPRTENVGERTQPRYGLSNLDTTIEGTSDDMTVVDAASLRRQIIKLNRRLQLLEEENKERAKREMVMYSITVAFWLLNSWLWFRR
- the MFF gene encoding mitochondrial fission factor isoform X13, which gives rise to MSKRASSESPLGRMSGAAFPSPTAEMAEMNRIQYEMEYTEGISQRMRVPEKLKVAPPNADLEQGLDEGIPNASVTMQVPERIVIAGNNDDIPFSRPADLGLIQSTPFKPLALKTPPRVLTLSERPLDFLDLERSVPPTPQTEDEKLHLEEEPCQQQIRAVGRLKRERSMSENAVRQNGQLVRNDSMWHRSDSAPRNKISRFQSSLSAPGYIFFPDGDEVWEKGVTPSQQQARVCAPHMLPEDGSNLYSARGILSLIQSSTRRAYQQVLDVLDENRRETANIFVLRLRKNLNNKHLVQCFAHSLCCVGGLPLPLLLTLIMTSDTDFQIWIQQLKEPPMT
- the MFF gene encoding mitochondrial fission factor isoform X18, with the translated sequence MSKRASSESPLGRMSGAAFPSPTAEMAEMNRIQYEMEYTEGISQRMRVPEKLKVAPPNADLEQGLDEGIPNASVTMQVPERIVIAGNNDDIPFSRPADLGLIQSTPFKPLALKTPPRVLTLSERPLDFLDLERSVPPTPQTEDEKLHLEEEPCQQQIRAVGRLKRERSMSENAVRQNGQLVRNDSMAYQQVLDVLDENRRPVLRGGSAAATSSNPHHDVSSRRRAEPRTENVGERTQPRYGLSNLDTTIEGTSDDMTVVDAASLRRQIIKLNRRLQLLEEENKERAKREMVMYSITVAFWLLNSWLWFRR
- the MFF gene encoding mitochondrial fission factor isoform X20; the protein is MSKRASSESPLGRMSGAAFPSPTAEMAEMNRIQYEMEYTEGISQRMRVPEKLKVAPPNADLEQGLDEGIPNASVTMQVPERIVIAGNNDDIPFSRPADLGLIQSTPFKPLALKTPPRVLTLSERPLDFLDLERSVPPTPQTEDEKLHLEEEPCQQQIRAVGRLKRERSMSENAVRQNGQLVRNDSMPVLRGGSAAATSSNPHHDVSSRRRAEPRTENVGERTQPRYGLSNLDTTIEGTSDDMTVVDAASLRRQIIKLNRRLQLLEEENKERAKREMVMYSITVAFWLLNSWLWFRR
- the MFF gene encoding mitochondrial fission factor isoform X9; protein product: MSKRASSESPLGRMSGAAFPSPTAEMAEMNRIQYEMEYTEGISQRMRVPEKLKVAPPNADLEQGLDEGIPNASVTMQVPERIVIAGNNDDIPFSRPADLGLIQSTPFKPLALKTPPRVLTLSERPLDFLDLERSVPPTPQTEDEKLHLEEEPCQQQIRAVGRLKRERSMSENAVRQNGQLVRNDSMWHRSDSAPRNKISRFQSSLSAPGYIFFPDGDEVWEKGVTPSQQQARVCAPHMLPEDGSNLYSARGILSLIQSSTRRAYQQVLDVLDENRRETANIFVLRLRKNLNNKHLVQCFAHSLCCVGGLPLPLLLTLIMTSVPEEGQSLEPKMSEKEPSQDTDFQIWIQQLKEPPMT
- the MFF gene encoding mitochondrial fission factor isoform X14; translation: MSKRASSESPLGRMSGAAFPSPTAEMAEMNRIQYEMEYTEGISQRMRVPEKLKVAPPNADLEQGLDEGIPNASVTMQVPERIVIAGNNDDIPFSRPADLGLIQSTPFKPLALKTPPRVLTLSERPLDFLDLERSVPPTPQTEDEKLHLEEEPCQQQIRAVGRLKRERSMSENAVRQNGQLVRNDSMWHRSDSAPRNKISRFQSSLSAPGYMAYQQVLDVLDENRRPVLRGGSAAATSSNPHHDVSSRRRAEPRTENVGERTQPRYGLSNLDTTIEGTSDDMTVVDAASLRRQIIKLNRRLQLLEEENKERAKREMVMYSITVAFWLLNSWLWFRR
- the MFF gene encoding mitochondrial fission factor isoform X7 encodes the protein MSKRASSESPLGRMSGAAFPSPTAEMAEMNRIQYEMEYTEGISQRMRVPEKLKVAPPNADLEQGLDEGIPNASVTMQVPERIVIAGNNDDIPFSRPADLGLIQSTPFKPLALKTPPRVLTLSERPLDFLDLERSVPPTPQTEDEKLHLEEEPCQQQIRAVGRLKRERSMSENAVRQNGQLVRNDSMWHRSDSAPRNKISRFQSSLSAPGYIFFPDGDEVWEKGVTPSQQQARVCAPHMLPEDGSNLYSARGILSLIQSSTRRAYQQVLDVLDENRRPVLRGGSAAATSSNPHHDVRYGLSNLDTTIEGTSDDMTVVDAASLRRQIIKLNRRLQLLEEENKERAKREMVMYSITVAFWLLNSWLWFRR